The genomic segment CGAGCCGAGCAGTCCGGTGGGGCCGCCCTTGGCGTTGATGGTCCGTATGCGGTCGAAGGAATACTTCACGGCGGCCGCGTCCAGTGTGTCGCCGTCGGAGAACTTCAGGCCCTCGCGCAGCTCGCAGGTGTAGACCGTGCTGGAGGCGTCGCTGAACTTGCAGGACTCGGCGGCGTCCGGCTCCGGCTCGGTGGCCCCCGAGGGGAAGCTGAGCAGCGTTTGAAAAACGTTTCTGTAGAGCTCCCAGGAGCTGTCCCAGGCCTTCGCCGGGTCCAGGGTGCTGGGCGCGCTCATCGTGCCGACGGTGATCGTCTCCTCGTCGTCCGACCCTTCGGACGACAGCATCCCGCAGCCGGCCAGCAGCGACATGGACGCGATCGCCGCCACCGGACGCAGACCCCTGATCCGCTTAGCAGGGGGAACTTCACTGAACACGCGCACGCTCCTCGATCGGCCATGCCATGGGGTCGGGAGACAATATCGCAGTGCCCTGCCGGGCCAAGTCCTGGCGCCGACAGGGCACTTGATGCGCGGAAACGTCACCGAAAGGGCTTCTCCGCCGGGTGTGCGGCCTTCGTCAGCCGACGCCCGCATTGAGGAAGATGCCGCCATCGACCACGAGTGTCTGGCCCGTGATCCAGTCGGACTGGGCGGACGTGAGGAACGCGGCCGCGCCCCCGATGTCCTCCGGCACGCCGAGGCGGCCGAGCGGGTAGGAGGCCGCGGCCTCCGCCTCGCGGCCCTCGTACAGCGCCTGGGCGAACTTCGTCTTGACGACCGCGGGCGCGATCGAGTTCACGCGCACCTTCGGGGCGAACTCGTGCGCGAGCTGCAGGGTGAGGTTGACCATGGCGGCCTTGCTCATGCCGTACGCGCCGATGAACGGGGACGCGGAGACGCCGGCGATGGACGCGATGTTCACGATCGCCCCGCCGTGCTCGCTCTGCCAGGCCTTCCAGGTCCGCTGGGCGAAGCCGAGCGCCGAGATGACGTTGGTCTCGAACACCTTGCGGGCCACGTTGAGGTCGAGGTCGGCCATCGGGCCGAAGACCGGGTTCGTACCGGCGTTGTTGACGAGGAAGTCGACGCGGCCGAAGGCCTCCATCGCGCGCTCGACGGCGACGGCCTGGTGGGCCTCGTCGTGCGCCTTGCCGGCGACTCCGATGACGCGGTCGGCGCCGAGCTTCTCGACGGCCTCCTTGAGGGCGTCCTCGTTGCGTCCCGTGATGCAGACCCGGTCGCCGCGGGCGACGAGCGCCTCGGCGATGCCGTATCCGATGCCGCGGCTCGCTCCCGTGACGAGCGCGGCCTTTCCGCTGTCCTGCACAGCCATGATCTCTGCCTCCGCCTTTCAGGTCAGTTGAGCGGGCCGCCGGCCACGTACATGACCTGGCCGGAGACGAACCCTGCCGCGTCGCCCGTGAAGAAGGCGATGGCGTTGGCGATGTCGTCGGGGCGGCCGACGCGCTGGACCGGGATCTGGGTGGCGGCCGCGGCCTGGAAGTCCTCGAAGCCCATGCCGACGCGCTCCGCGGTGGCCTTGGTCATCTCGGTGACGATGAAGCCCGGGGCGACGGAGTTGGCGGTGACGCCGAACTTGCCGAGCTCCTTGGCGAGGGTCTTGGTGAAGCCCTGCAGGCCGGCCTTGGCGGCGGCGTAGTTGACCTGGCCGCGGTTGCCGAGCGCCGAGGACGAGGAGAGGTTGACGATGCGGCCGAACTTGGCGTCCACCATGTGCTTCTGGCAGGCCTTCGACATCAGGAAGGCGCCGCGCAGGTGCACGTTCATGACCGTGTCCCAGTCGCTCGCGCTCATCTTGAAGAGGAGGTTGTCGCGGAGCACACCGGCGTTGTTGACGAGGATCGTCGGCGCGCCGAGC from the Streptomyces venezuelae genome contains:
- a CDS encoding SDR family oxidoreductase yields the protein MAVQDSGKAALVTGASRGIGYGIAEALVARGDRVCITGRNEDALKEAVEKLGADRVIGVAGKAHDEAHQAVAVERAMEAFGRVDFLVNNAGTNPVFGPMADLDLNVARKVFETNVISALGFAQRTWKAWQSEHGGAIVNIASIAGVSASPFIGAYGMSKAAMVNLTLQLAHEFAPKVRVNSIAPAVVKTKFAQALYEGREAEAAASYPLGRLGVPEDIGGAAAFLTSAQSDWITGQTLVVDGGIFLNAGVG
- the fabG gene encoding 3-oxoacyl-ACP reductase FabG; the protein is MSTTEQRVAVVTGAARGIGAATAVRLAAEGRAVAVIDLDEAACKDTVAQITAAGGKAIAVGCDVSDEAQVEAAVARIAEELGAPTILVNNAGVLRDNLLFKMSASDWDTVMNVHLRGAFLMSKACQKHMVDAKFGRIVNLSSSSALGNRGQVNYAAAKAGLQGFTKTLAKELGKFGVTANSVAPGFIVTEMTKATAERVGMGFEDFQAAAATQIPVQRVGRPDDIANAIAFFTGDAAGFVSGQVMYVAGGPLN